In Desulfofundulus kuznetsovii DSM 6115, the following are encoded in one genomic region:
- a CDS encoding sugar phosphate isomerase/epimerase family protein, producing MKQVPMPIKGFGINADAARLDNNLDTLARDLEYFAGLGFEYVEIPVHGVGAMIGGRLLPPRVEEICRLLARFPFRYTVHAPNPLNLMDIENLFWQKQAFKESLEFAAAIGSEVLVYHSGRYVPEETFHLPGGRQNLSPEVRDEMRRQEREALLDLAERAKQLGITIAMENARPYLDGSPYCYAEHLSLLVEQVKAIGHPQVGITLDVGHAYLSARHYGFDFLGAVALAAPYVRHVHLHDNFGRISGSLEKKQAELMAAGRGDLHLPIGFGEIPVADVLALLRDYSGVIIHEIRPRYRGWAGTALERGRQLVACCY from the coding sequence TTGAAACAGGTTCCAATGCCCATCAAAGGATTTGGTATCAACGCCGATGCTGCCCGGCTGGATAACAATTTGGACACCCTGGCCCGGGATTTAGAGTATTTTGCCGGGCTCGGTTTTGAGTATGTGGAAATTCCTGTGCACGGAGTGGGGGCCATGATAGGAGGACGGCTGCTGCCCCCGCGGGTGGAGGAAATATGCCGGCTGCTTGCCCGGTTTCCCTTTCGTTACACAGTCCATGCCCCCAATCCTTTAAACCTGATGGATATTGAAAACCTGTTCTGGCAAAAACAGGCTTTTAAGGAAAGCCTGGAGTTTGCTGCAGCCATTGGATCGGAGGTACTGGTTTACCACAGCGGCAGATATGTACCGGAGGAGACCTTCCACCTGCCCGGAGGTCGACAGAACCTTAGCCCGGAAGTCAGAGATGAAATGCGACGGCAGGAGCGGGAAGCGTTACTGGATCTGGCCGAAAGGGCGAAACAACTGGGGATTACCATAGCTATGGAAAATGCCCGGCCTTACCTGGATGGCAGCCCCTATTGTTATGCGGAGCACTTGTCCCTGCTGGTGGAACAGGTGAAGGCTATCGGCCATCCCCAGGTGGGCATAACTCTGGATGTAGGTCATGCATATCTATCGGCCCGGCATTATGGCTTTGATTTCCTGGGAGCCGTGGCCCTGGCTGCTCCATACGTACGCCACGTGCACCTGCACGATAACTTCGGCCGGATTTCCGGTTCGCTGGAAAAGAAACAGGCTGAGTTGATGGCCGCCGGCCGGGGGGATCTGCACCTGCCCATCGGTTTTGGTGAAATCCCGGTCGCTGACGTACTTGCTTTATTGCGGGATTACTCCGGTGTGATAATACACGAAATTCGCCCCCGTTACCGGGGGTGGGCCGGGACGGCCCTGGAACGGGGGCGGCAGCTGGTGGCCTGTTGTTATTAG
- a CDS encoding carbon starvation CstA family protein, producing MRALTLVIIAALVFILAYRFYGAFLAARVLALDPKRRTPAEAHNDGRDYVPTNRWILFGHHFAAIAGAGPLIGPVLAAQFGYLPGTLWILIGAVVAGAVHDMVILFASIRHDGQSLAEIARREVGNFSYWLASVAILFLLIIVLAGASVSVVNALFQSPWGTFTVGVTIPIALFIGIYLKWLRPGRIAEATVIGVILIILGVVLGPVIQHSALAPLLTFNKQQLSLMIAAYGFLAAVLPVWLLLVPRDYLSTYMKVGTMLLLAIGVIIVNPVLQMPAVTKFVAGGGPVIPGKVWPFMFITIACGALSGFHALVSSGTTPKMVRSEADILPIGYGAMLTEGFVALMALIAATVLPAADYFAINSPPEVFAKLGMQVQDLPVLSQLVSENLAGRPGGAVSLAVGMADIFSKIGGLRHLMGYWYHFAIMFEALFILTLIDAGTRVGRYLMQEIGGAVYKPLKDHNWWPGIILTSGIFTLAWGYLLYGGSISTIWPLFGVNNQLLGSMALAIGTTMLIRMGKARYAWTTFIPMVFLTVTTITAGYQNIVINYLPKHNYLLAAISAIMLIMVILIIADSVRVWIKLLSQKGQANRMKRLEKAPTA from the coding sequence GTGCGTGCCTTAACCCTGGTAATTATAGCAGCACTGGTATTTATCCTGGCCTACCGTTTTTACGGAGCTTTCCTGGCAGCGAGAGTCCTGGCCCTGGATCCAAAGCGCCGCACCCCTGCGGAAGCCCATAATGACGGCCGGGACTACGTACCCACCAACCGCTGGATATTATTCGGTCACCACTTTGCCGCCATCGCCGGTGCCGGCCCCCTGATCGGCCCGGTTCTGGCCGCCCAGTTCGGCTACCTGCCCGGCACCCTGTGGATTCTTATTGGCGCCGTGGTGGCCGGCGCAGTCCATGATATGGTCATTCTGTTTGCTTCCATCAGACATGACGGGCAATCCCTGGCCGAAATAGCCCGCCGGGAAGTGGGTAATTTTTCCTACTGGCTGGCTTCCGTAGCCATCCTGTTCCTGTTAATCATTGTACTGGCGGGTGCCAGCGTATCTGTAGTCAACGCCCTCTTCCAGAGCCCGTGGGGTACTTTTACCGTCGGCGTAACTATACCCATAGCCCTGTTCATCGGCATCTACCTCAAGTGGCTCCGTCCCGGGCGCATTGCCGAAGCCACTGTAATCGGCGTAATCCTGATCATCCTGGGGGTGGTGCTGGGACCGGTTATCCAGCATTCCGCCCTGGCTCCACTGCTTACCTTTAACAAGCAACAGCTTTCCCTGATGATTGCCGCTTACGGCTTCCTGGCCGCAGTACTGCCCGTGTGGCTGCTCCTGGTGCCCCGGGACTACCTGAGCACTTACATGAAAGTGGGCACCATGTTGCTGCTGGCCATAGGTGTGATTATTGTCAACCCCGTGCTGCAAATGCCGGCTGTGACCAAATTTGTAGCCGGTGGAGGACCGGTTATCCCGGGTAAAGTATGGCCCTTCATGTTCATTACCATTGCCTGTGGCGCCCTGTCGGGATTCCATGCCCTTGTTTCCAGCGGCACCACACCCAAAATGGTGCGCAGTGAAGCCGACATTCTGCCCATCGGTTACGGCGCCATGTTAACGGAAGGTTTTGTGGCCCTGATGGCCCTGATCGCAGCCACCGTGCTGCCGGCCGCCGATTATTTTGCCATCAACAGCCCGCCGGAGGTCTTTGCCAAGCTGGGCATGCAGGTACAGGACCTGCCCGTGCTCTCCCAGCTGGTGTCAGAAAACCTGGCCGGCCGCCCCGGCGGCGCCGTGTCCCTGGCCGTGGGCATGGCCGACATCTTCTCCAAAATCGGCGGCTTACGGCACCTGATGGGCTACTGGTACCACTTTGCCATCATGTTTGAAGCCCTGTTTATCCTGACCCTGATTGATGCCGGCACACGGGTCGGGCGCTACCTGATGCAGGAAATCGGCGGTGCTGTATACAAGCCGTTAAAGGACCACAACTGGTGGCCGGGCATCATCCTGACCAGCGGTATTTTCACCCTGGCCTGGGGATACCTGCTGTACGGCGGCAGCATTTCCACCATCTGGCCCCTTTTCGGTGTGAACAACCAGCTGCTGGGCAGCATGGCCCTGGCTATCGGCACCACCATGCTGATCAGGATGGGCAAGGCCCGGTATGCCTGGACCACCTTCATCCCTATGGTCTTCCTGACAGTAACCACCATTACAGCCGGATATCAAAATATTGTCATCAACTACCTGCCGAAGCATAACTACCTGCTGGCGGCTATTTCAGCAATCATGCTGATCATGGTTATCCTGATTATCGCCGATTCCGTGAGGGTGTGGATAAAGCTGCTCTCCCAAAAGGGACAGGCTAACCGCATGAAGCGCCTTGAAAAAGCTCCCACAGCATGA
- a CDS encoding type 1 glutamine amidotransferase, whose product MRALVVQNVTIEGPGLLQPAMEKEGWQLDIRVMDQPGAHLPASLDGYGALVILGGPMNVYEEESYPYLRQVDQLIKKAIQKSLPVLGICLGGQLIAKALGAPVVRNPVPEIGWYKLRLTADGLKSPLFAGLPEEFFVFQWHGDTFALPSGVSHLAASEDCVNQAFSLGRHIFALQFHLEVNPEIINTWAEAYADELEEYGGPGAAGRLLQETAAIWEEYRQVAGQFLNNWMAILSGHGTAPHPTGFTEYLPSG is encoded by the coding sequence TTGCGAGCACTGGTAGTACAAAATGTGACCATTGAAGGGCCGGGTCTTTTGCAGCCGGCCATGGAGAAAGAGGGCTGGCAGCTTGATATACGGGTGATGGATCAACCGGGGGCACACTTGCCCGCCTCTTTAGATGGCTATGGCGCCCTGGTAATCCTGGGCGGCCCGATGAACGTCTATGAAGAGGAGTCCTACCCTTATTTAAGGCAAGTTGATCAACTGATTAAAAAAGCAATCCAAAAAAGTTTACCCGTGCTGGGGATATGTCTTGGCGGTCAGCTGATTGCCAAGGCCCTGGGTGCACCTGTTGTCCGCAATCCGGTTCCGGAGATCGGCTGGTATAAACTCCGGCTTACCGCCGACGGTTTGAAGTCGCCCCTGTTTGCCGGTTTGCCGGAAGAATTTTTTGTCTTCCAGTGGCACGGCGATACCTTTGCCCTGCCTTCCGGGGTTTCCCACCTGGCTGCCAGCGAGGATTGTGTTAACCAGGCCTTTTCTTTAGGGCGGCACATCTTTGCCCTGCAATTTCACCTGGAGGTGAACCCGGAGATAATTAATACCTGGGCCGAAGCTTATGCCGATGAATTGGAAGAATACGGCGGTCCCGGTGCCGCCGGCCGCCTGTTGCAGGAGACTGCGGCAATCTGGGAAGAATACCGGCAGGTGGCCGGGCAATTTTTGAATAACTGGATGGCTATTTTGTCGGGACACGGGACAGCGCCGCATCCAACCGGGTTCACTGAGTATTTACCTTCAGGTTAA
- the bioF gene encoding 8-amino-7-oxononanoate synthase: MIDFLSEELRLMKEHHLYRSLYLIDGPSEPKTIINGREMLLFSSNNYLGLASHPRVKAAAIAAVKRWGTGSGGSRLTTGNFNLHRQLEKRIARFKGTEDAIIFNTGYMANLGVISALVGREDLVISDQLNHASIVDGCRLSRATVRIYRHNDMLDLARILSDRTSFRRCLIVTDGVFSMDGDIAPLPQLFELAQEHQAILMVDDAHATGVLGDRGAGTVEYFGLEKRGIIQMGTLSKALGSEGGYVAGTSNLIDFLRNRARSFIYSTALSPPVIASAMAALEVLENEPHLKEQLKANVRLFYQGLKDLGFEVLPTQSAIIPLMVGDSCKALALSTALAEMGVFVPAIRPPTVPEGTSRLRITLMATHTRDHIQFALDAFQKAGKKLGLL; encoded by the coding sequence TTGATTGATTTCTTAAGCGAAGAATTGCGTTTAATGAAAGAACATCATCTGTATCGTTCATTATACCTTATAGACGGTCCTTCTGAACCCAAAACCATTATTAACGGCCGGGAAATGCTCTTGTTTTCTTCCAACAACTACCTCGGTCTGGCCTCCCATCCTCGAGTGAAGGCTGCAGCAATAGCCGCCGTAAAAAGATGGGGGACCGGCAGCGGGGGCTCCCGCCTCACCACCGGTAATTTTAATTTGCACCGGCAACTGGAAAAACGGATTGCCCGGTTCAAAGGAACCGAAGACGCGATTATCTTTAACACCGGGTACATGGCCAACCTGGGGGTGATTTCGGCCCTCGTGGGCCGGGAGGACCTGGTGATCAGCGACCAACTGAACCATGCCAGCATCGTTGACGGCTGCCGGCTCAGCCGGGCCACGGTGAGAATATATCGCCATAACGATATGTTAGATTTAGCCCGCATTCTTTCGGATAGAACTTCCTTTCGCAGGTGCTTAATTGTCACCGATGGGGTCTTCAGCATGGATGGCGACATAGCCCCCCTACCCCAATTGTTTGAACTGGCTCAAGAGCATCAGGCCATCTTAATGGTAGACGACGCCCATGCCACCGGAGTATTGGGAGACAGGGGAGCAGGTACGGTAGAATACTTTGGTCTGGAAAAGCGGGGTATTATTCAAATGGGTACCCTGAGCAAGGCCCTGGGCAGCGAGGGAGGTTACGTGGCCGGCACCAGCAACCTGATAGATTTCCTGCGGAATCGGGCCCGCAGTTTTATCTATTCTACCGCTCTTTCCCCGCCTGTAATTGCCTCTGCTATGGCCGCCCTTGAAGTGCTGGAAAACGAGCCGCATCTAAAGGAGCAACTCAAGGCCAATGTCCGGCTGTTTTATCAAGGGTTAAAAGACCTGGGTTTCGAGGTGCTCCCCACCCAATCAGCTATCATCCCCCTCATGGTGGGAGATAGCTGCAAAGCCCTGGCGTTATCCACCGCCCTGGCTGAAATGGGTGTCTTCGTTCCGGCCATTCGACCGCCTACCGTACCGGAAGGCACCAGCCGTTTAAGAATTACCCTTATGGCAACCCATACCCGGGATCACATCCAGTTCGCTTTAGATGCCTTCCAAAAGGCCGGAAAAAAACTGGGCTTACTTTAA
- a CDS encoding type II toxin-antitoxin system VapC family toxin yields MVDGKTVVLDTYAILALIEDEEGADTVAAAISDEQTTVYFSVINLGELYYILLRKKGERVAEEVLRNILLEESINIVEVPWPRVKEAARIKARGGLSYADSFVLELARELKAPVLTGDPEIQTVAKELDVPVIWVGSNLTVDK; encoded by the coding sequence ATGGTAGACGGAAAGACAGTTGTTCTGGACACATATGCCATACTGGCTCTCATTGAGGATGAAGAAGGGGCGGATACGGTAGCCGCAGCTATTTCGGATGAGCAGACAACAGTTTATTTTAGCGTGATTAACCTTGGGGAACTGTACTATATTCTTTTACGCAAAAAAGGTGAACGGGTGGCAGAAGAAGTATTACGGAACATCTTACTGGAAGAATCAATCAACATTGTGGAAGTTCCCTGGCCGAGGGTAAAAGAAGCAGCCCGCATTAAAGCCAGAGGAGGCCTTTCTTACGCCGACTCTTTCGTCCTGGAACTGGCCCGGGAACTTAAAGCGCCGGTGCTCACCGGTGATCCTGAAATTCAGACGGTTGCCAAAGAGCTTGACGTGCCGGTTATCTGGGTGGGCAGCAATTTAACTGTGGACAAATAA
- a CDS encoding DUF2162 domain-containing protein, whose protein sequence is MSIYGGLLLATLVLSIKTGLILGASWLSRWGLVLTSFLFGSILYGLVVFFGTHQQTLISFLDRYTFAGALLAAIFLIYLGLQEEKGAGSSSPGCLREASFRSGGDGEFAGKAVASNSSCHFLAGQPAPGAVISPALERFKYALGFLPCPLCLVALAFSVIVASSMVGTGLSRLGLFVAVLFFILVIVTSLAMRRAIRLTGYKPVAIFNPLLLFTGLMTLIFALFIPNFVQAMTMPLTPVNIDSPRWLAAVLAGLVVLSLAGYLRYQMNFLKERDD, encoded by the coding sequence ATGTCAATTTATGGTGGACTTCTGCTGGCTACTCTTGTTCTCAGTATTAAAACAGGATTGATCCTGGGTGCATCGTGGCTGAGCCGGTGGGGGCTGGTGCTGACATCTTTTTTGTTCGGGAGTATCCTTTACGGGCTGGTTGTATTCTTTGGTACACATCAACAAACCCTGATTTCCTTTCTGGATCGTTACACCTTTGCAGGAGCCTTGCTGGCAGCCATATTTCTGATTTACCTGGGGCTGCAGGAGGAAAAGGGGGCAGGGAGTTCTTCCCCGGGTTGCTTGCGTGAAGCAAGTTTTCGTTCCGGGGGAGATGGGGAATTTGCCGGTAAGGCGGTTGCCTCTAACAGCTCCTGTCATTTCCTTGCAGGACAGCCGGCGCCAGGGGCTGTTATTTCTCCTGCTCTGGAGCGGTTTAAGTATGCCCTGGGTTTTTTACCCTGTCCTTTATGCCTGGTTGCCCTGGCCTTTTCAGTCATTGTAGCCAGTTCCATGGTGGGTACAGGGCTTTCTCGCCTGGGACTGTTTGTTGCGGTGCTGTTTTTTATCCTGGTTATTGTGACCAGCCTTGCCATGAGAAGAGCGATCCGTTTGACCGGGTATAAGCCTGTAGCTATTTTTAATCCGTTGTTGTTGTTTACCGGATTGATGACGCTTATCTTTGCTCTTTTTATTCCCAACTTTGTCCAGGCCATGACCATGCCCCTAACTCCCGTGAACATTGATTCGCCCCGCTGGCTGGCGGCGGTATTAGCGGGGTTGGTGGTCTTAAGCCTGGCGGGTTATTTACGCTATCAGATGAATTTCTTAAAGGAACGTGATGATTGA
- a CDS encoding 6-carboxyhexanoate--CoA ligase, with the protein MKNAVYSVRMRAAEGAAHEKGGRHISGAEKIVPFDQLAQTIQEMLHRAMNHPLGEPDFINIKVERLEPGQIRYIAALPLQTVKIKNHEQALLCARQLLTACGIQPTAIERALELLARGPAPGGQNMRGAVIMDAASGRRLEPDPWRGVRVSRMDYTPRAAAELSRLLEPLGLDHFRVREALALATKVIYAGTLAEICCSDDPHYTTGYVSSQRFGYVRIPHLKHASFKGGRVFFVRAREINLERYISRLQEEPVLIVQN; encoded by the coding sequence TTGAAAAACGCGGTTTATAGCGTGCGCATGAGGGCAGCGGAGGGAGCAGCCCATGAAAAGGGCGGGCGTCATATCTCGGGGGCGGAGAAAATCGTTCCTTTCGACCAGTTGGCCCAAACCATACAGGAGATGCTCCACCGGGCCATGAACCACCCCCTGGGGGAACCCGATTTTATAAACATTAAAGTGGAACGCCTCGAACCCGGGCAAATAAGATACATCGCCGCCCTGCCCTTGCAAACGGTAAAAATCAAAAATCATGAACAGGCCCTGTTATGTGCCCGGCAATTGCTTACTGCCTGCGGGATACAGCCGACAGCTATTGAAAGGGCCCTGGAGCTGCTGGCCCGGGGACCTGCACCCGGCGGTCAAAACATGCGGGGAGCAGTCATAATGGATGCGGCAAGCGGCAGACGACTGGAACCCGACCCCTGGCGGGGAGTACGCGTTTCCCGGATGGATTACACACCCCGGGCCGCAGCGGAATTATCGCGCCTGCTGGAACCACTGGGGCTGGATCACTTCAGGGTCAGGGAAGCCCTGGCTCTGGCCACCAAGGTAATCTACGCCGGGACGCTAGCGGAAATATGCTGTTCCGACGACCCCCATTACACTACCGGATATGTTTCCTCCCAACGTTTTGGTTACGTGCGCATACCCCATTTGAAACATGCCTCTTTTAAAGGAGGACGGGTATTCTTTGTTCGTGCGCGAGAAATAAATCTCGAAAGATATATAAGCCGGTTGCAGGAAGAACCGGTGTTAATTGTTCAAAATTAA
- a CDS encoding LytR/AlgR family response regulator transcription factor, translating to MPFTAVVVDDEPLARDELKYLLSVYPECRVVGEAEDAQEALKLVAELQPDVVFLDIQMRGMSGCEAAREMLSFPHPPLVVFATAYNEYAVRAFELGAVDYLLKPFEDKRLAKTINRIEELRRRSGDWAEAVERVAGLLQAKRHRIKKLPVEKNGEIRLLDYQDIIFGRAKDGSVQIVTASDTCTYTGSMTELEARLKSEGFLRVHKSFLVNLNQVQGVLPWFKGTYWLVMGDPKKTQIPVSKSQVKELKSILGLEAS from the coding sequence ATGCCCTTTACAGCTGTTGTGGTTGACGACGAACCCCTGGCCAGGGACGAGCTAAAATACCTGTTGTCGGTCTACCCGGAATGCCGGGTGGTAGGTGAAGCCGAGGACGCACAGGAAGCCCTGAAACTGGTGGCCGAACTGCAGCCCGATGTGGTTTTTCTGGACATTCAGATGCGGGGGATGTCTGGATGTGAAGCGGCCCGGGAGATGCTTTCTTTCCCGCACCCGCCCCTGGTGGTCTTTGCTACGGCCTATAACGAGTATGCCGTCAGGGCCTTTGAGCTGGGAGCAGTGGATTACCTTTTGAAGCCCTTTGAAGACAAACGGCTGGCCAAGACCATCAATCGCATTGAAGAACTGCGCAGGCGCTCCGGCGACTGGGCGGAAGCTGTGGAACGGGTGGCCGGGCTGCTGCAAGCAAAAAGACACCGGATTAAGAAATTGCCTGTGGAAAAAAACGGGGAAATCAGGCTCCTGGATTACCAGGATATCATCTTCGGCCGGGCCAAAGACGGCAGCGTCCAGATCGTCACCGCCAGTGATACCTGCACCTACACCGGCAGCATGACAGAACTGGAAGCACGGTTAAAAAGTGAAGGTTTCCTCCGGGTACACAAAAGTTTTCTGGTTAACCTGAACCAGGTTCAGGGGGTGCTGCCCTGGTTCAAAGGAACATACTGGCTGGTGATGGGTGACCCTAAAAAGACTCAAATCCCGGTCAGCAAGAGCCAGGTGAAGGAACTGAAATCAATACTGGGATTGGAAGCTTCGTAA
- a CDS encoding AbrB/MazE/SpoVT family DNA-binding domain-containing protein, with product MIVIKVTLSEKGQIVLPVALRNRYGLKKGDKLAVEEVEGAILLRPIPRNPLLALRGKYRTKGQEKLTDILLRERRLDREREEW from the coding sequence ATGATTGTGATAAAAGTAACCCTTTCGGAAAAAGGTCAGATAGTGCTCCCCGTTGCTTTACGCAATCGTTATGGTTTAAAAAAAGGAGATAAGCTGGCCGTTGAAGAAGTGGAGGGAGCTATACTGCTCCGGCCCATTCCCCGTAACCCCCTCCTTGCCCTGCGGGGTAAATACAGGACTAAAGGGCAGGAAAAATTGACGGACATTCTCCTCCGGGAGCGCCGGCTGGACAGGGAGCGGGAAGAATGGTAG
- a CDS encoding O-acetyl-ADP-ribose deacetylase, with protein sequence MEVRLGSTLLRLMVGDITQQDTEAIVNAANSSLMGGGGVDGAIHRAGGPQILEECKQIVARQGSLPTGQAVITTGGKLKARYVIHTVGPIWSGGNRGEDELLHNAYYNSLSLAREKGIKSISFPSISTGAYRFPIERAATIALKTVRDFILENDFFTEVRFVLFREDDFKVYQRAWEKLSGGVEG encoded by the coding sequence ATGGAGGTGCGTTTGGGTTCAACCTTGCTGCGTTTGATGGTGGGGGATATCACCCAGCAGGATACCGAAGCCATTGTTAATGCGGCCAATTCCAGCCTGATGGGCGGTGGGGGTGTGGACGGGGCCATTCACCGGGCCGGGGGGCCGCAGATCCTGGAGGAATGCAAGCAGATTGTGGCCCGGCAGGGCAGCTTGCCCACGGGTCAGGCGGTAATTACCACCGGCGGCAAATTGAAAGCCCGGTATGTCATCCATACCGTGGGCCCCATCTGGTCGGGGGGCAACCGGGGAGAAGACGAGCTGCTGCACAATGCCTATTATAACAGCCTTTCCCTGGCCAGAGAAAAGGGTATCAAATCCATTTCCTTTCCCTCCATCAGTACCGGTGCCTACCGTTTTCCCATCGAGCGGGCGGCGACCATTGCTTTGAAAACGGTGCGGGATTTTATTTTAGAAAACGATTTCTTTACGGAAGTACGCTTTGTTCTGTTCCGTGAAGATGATTTCAAAGTCTACCAGAGGGCCTGGGAAAAACTTTCCGGTGGGGTGGAAGGTTGA
- a CDS encoding sensor histidine kinase produces MTWSLALTLAYRLSMVATAAFILSRMPALGRILSRQLTPRDKLLLTLALGGMGIVGTYAAVPIHGALANSRVVGVMVAGLLGGPLVGAGAGLIAGIHRYLLGGFTAFSCALAAVAEGALGGLVQHYYRRGPIPWHVALLAGLAGETLQMAIILATARPFGEAWALVQIIGPPMIIVNSIGVAIFMVIVKTAAEQRERIAACQAQQALRIATQTLPFLRHGLNRESAEQTARIIYNSVKLAAVAITNGQEILAHVGRGDDHHHPGTPILTSATLKALATGEVQVAQTRDEIGCQEKNCRLASAVVVPLKRREVTIGTLKLYHDRENSITPVDLELARGLAHLFSTQLELAEVESEARLRAQAELKALQAQVHPHFLFNALNTIVSLVRTRPDKARELLIKLASFFRYSLRKDDAPIPLSEELAHVEAYLAIEGTRFGNKLQVVQLVDPAALTCPVPAFTLQPVVENAIKHGLQPKREGGRIKITAKDQPGEVIVTIEDNGVGIFPEELDKILLPGYGRGHGLGLSIVNERLKGLYGPGYALQVNSAPGQGTRVVLRFPKETSSQGVKEDALYSCCG; encoded by the coding sequence GTGACCTGGTCTTTGGCCCTTACCCTGGCGTACAGATTGAGCATGGTGGCCACAGCGGCCTTTATTCTTTCCCGCATGCCCGCCCTGGGGCGTATTTTATCCCGGCAGCTCACCCCCCGGGACAAGCTGCTGTTGACTCTGGCCCTGGGTGGCATGGGCATTGTGGGTACTTACGCCGCCGTGCCCATCCACGGCGCCCTGGCCAACTCCCGGGTGGTGGGGGTAATGGTGGCCGGTTTGCTGGGCGGGCCCCTGGTGGGGGCCGGGGCGGGCCTGATCGCCGGTATACACCGTTACCTGCTGGGTGGTTTCACCGCCTTCTCCTGCGCCCTGGCCGCCGTGGCCGAAGGCGCCCTGGGCGGGCTGGTGCAGCACTACTACCGCCGCGGCCCCATTCCCTGGCATGTAGCTTTACTGGCCGGGCTGGCGGGAGAAACATTGCAAATGGCCATTATCCTGGCCACTGCCCGTCCTTTCGGCGAAGCCTGGGCACTGGTGCAGATCATCGGCCCGCCTATGATTATAGTCAATTCCATTGGCGTGGCCATTTTTATGGTCATTGTCAAAACCGCTGCCGAGCAGCGGGAACGCATCGCCGCCTGCCAGGCACAGCAAGCGCTGCGCATAGCCACCCAAACCCTGCCTTTCTTACGGCACGGGTTGAACCGGGAGTCGGCTGAGCAGACGGCCCGGATTATTTATAATTCCGTCAAGCTGGCCGCCGTGGCCATCACCAATGGCCAGGAGATCCTGGCCCATGTGGGCCGGGGGGACGACCATCATCACCCCGGGACTCCCATATTGACCAGTGCCACTTTAAAGGCGCTGGCCACCGGGGAGGTCCAGGTTGCCCAGACCAGAGATGAAATCGGCTGCCAGGAAAAGAACTGCCGCCTGGCTTCGGCAGTGGTGGTGCCACTGAAAAGGCGGGAGGTAACCATAGGCACTTTAAAGCTTTATCATGACCGGGAAAACAGCATCACGCCGGTAGACCTGGAACTGGCCCGGGGGCTGGCCCACCTGTTTTCCACCCAGCTGGAACTGGCCGAAGTGGAATCCGAAGCCCGACTGCGTGCCCAGGCGGAACTGAAGGCGCTCCAGGCCCAGGTGCACCCCCACTTCCTGTTTAACGCTTTAAATACCATTGTCTCCCTGGTACGCACCAGGCCGGACAAGGCCCGGGAACTGTTGATTAAACTTGCCAGCTTCTTCCGGTACAGTTTACGAAAGGATGATGCTCCCATTCCCCTGTCGGAAGAACTGGCCCATGTGGAGGCCTACCTGGCCATCGAGGGAACACGCTTCGGCAACAAGCTACAGGTAGTCCAGCTTGTAGATCCCGCAGCTTTAACCTGCCCCGTTCCCGCCTTTACCCTGCAGCCGGTGGTAGAAAATGCCATCAAGCACGGCCTGCAACCCAAGAGGGAGGGCGGGAGGATAAAAATTACAGCTAAAGATCAGCCTGGAGAAGTGATAGTCACCATAGAAGATAATGGTGTGGGTATTTTCCCGGAAGAACTGGATAAAATCCTCCTTCCCGGCTACGGGCGCGGCCACGGGCTGGGATTATCCATTGTCAACGAACGTTTGAAGGGCCTGTACGGACCGGGGTATGCGCTGCAGGTAAACAGTGCACCCGGCCAGGGTACAAGAGTGGTCTTGCGCTTTCCTAAAGAAACCAGCTCCCAGGGGGTGAAGGAAGATGCCCTTTACAGCTGTTGTGGTTGA